The DNA sequence tttctaacataagggccaaaaaaaaaactttgccTGTGGCTCACTTTGTTTCAGGACCGGCCCTGGTTATATGATATGTtttgtccaaaaaaaaaagttgggttGGGTTGGGTACTTGAAAATACAAATAAGCTTtctgcaaaaaaaaataaaataaataaatatacaaagaaACTAGTCCATAAATAAATACATTTCccctaatatttatattttataaaaatacatatatagaaGTAGTTttagatagaaaaataaaagaccAATATTAAttggacttcttcttcttcttcgtttcTTTGTAGAATAACAACGAATCAATCAGTGTAGCCCTCAGACTCGGAGACAAGAAGAGATGGTGGGTACGCCCAGACCACAGTTCGTTCTATTTGGATCCTCCATTGTCCAGTTGAGCTACAGTAATGGCGGTTGGGGAGCCATTCTCTCTGATATATATGCTCGCAAAGTAATGCTATACtcaactttctctctctttatttttataatagtgAATATATAATGGAACAATGtttattattgatattgatGTCTATGATATTCTTCGAGCTTTTCTATGCATAATGAAGTATTATAAAAATTCATCTTGAAATTCCCTTaaatcattcataatattttaaattggtctgatatttttttttgagaaaaaaagttattttcttcTAAGTGAAAAATGGGTTTCTCTTAAAACATTTCTCAAAGAGTTCTTCAGGAAGATTTGGTTGGTTatggtattattattatttaattaatattaaaaaattattaattagtgcTAGATTGGGTTTTCGTGTTTCTTTGTGGGGCGCAAACACACGGTCATTTCTAATAAACTGGCAAAAGGAACAATAGGTTGTCAAGGGTCATTGGTTGAAGATTGATTCTATATTATATGTGCTGTGGTTTTGACTTTCCATGAAGATATTACTCTTAATCTTGATTTGGgatccttttatactattttgaaatttttgctGATGCATCTGTGGAATTGGGTATTGAACTTTTGTAGGCAGACATCTTGTTAAGAGGGTATTATGGTTGGAACTCACGTCGTGCTGTACAGGTTCTGGATCAAGTTTTTCCGAAGGTACTAACACCTACTGTAGCTACAAAAGATATTCATCTCttttacttattattattactattatcatCTGTCTCTCCTTGCTTTAAAACGTCTACTCTAGCCGCAAAAACATCATTTTCTTTCTCTCCCAAGCTCTTACCTTTTATCTAATTCACAGTGCTTGCAAACTCAGATATAGCTTTTATATAACTAGTTAACAACTAATATTACATGTTtctatatcagtttgttgagtTAATCTTCTGATCATAGGATTTTTGGAGATAATGGTCTTTGTTGATTGACAGTCAACAAAGGGCATTACTTTGACGAGCATTAATTTTGTTGCCTCTGTTATTTGGTTTTAGGATGCTTCTGTACAGCCATCTTTGGTGGTAGTTTATTTTGGTGGTAATGATTCAATGGGGCCTCACTCGTCCGGTCTAGGACCTCATGTACCACTTCCTGAATACAAGGAGAATATGAGAAAGATTGCAAAACATCTCCAGGTACTTCCTTCACCCGAATAACAATTTATCGTTGTGTTTAAGGACTGAAGAAATAAAGCCTAGTTAGGGGTGTGTGTGTGACGAAGAAACAGGCTTGTTATGACTTAGTGAAGACTTTGGTTTAAGTTATAGCCATGACATGTCTATTTGGACATGaattcttcaatttttctttcACTAATGGGCATCTTGGTTTTTACTTCTTGGGATCAATATCATATATTTAATTGTTAAAATTAGTTTGTATCAACTGTCAATAGAATGACAATTGACTCAGAACAAGGAGAGAGTTTATATTAAAAAGCTTAATTCTGATTTATATTATTGTATATCCTGTCTTTTAGTTTACATGGTTTGAAAGTACCAACATTTAATTTAAACCATTTGCTTTGCTTTCTAACTTGAATCATTTTCTCACACCTTAATAATTTTGTAACCAGAGCCTTTCAGATTCAATACGCATTATTTTTCTTAGTTCTCCTCCTGTGAATGAGGAGAAAATTCGTGGAAATGCAAGGTATGCAATATCTACATTATTTTTCTTACCAGAGTAATACAACAGAGTTCTAAAACAGGTGTTTTATACAGTGGGTTCTTCAGTGAGCTAGTAAGAACTAATGAGTTGTGCCGACAATATTCAGAAGGTTGCATTGAGGTGGGCAAGGAAACAGGTGTAAAGGTTATTGATCTCTTTACCGCGTTTCAGAACAGAGATGATTGGATGAATGCTTGTTTTACGTAAGTCCCCCTgtcgttcttttttttttttctttatgatTTTGACAGTGAATTATGTTGACCTGAATCGTCCATTCGTGTTTTAGTGCTTTGTTTTTTATCCTGCTATTATCTTGAGTTCTCTAGTAGCGTTGATTAGTGTGGATTAATGATTGTTCGAATTAGCCAACCATACCTGGTAGGGTGGTCGTCAATGGCAGTAGTTTGTGTAAATGCACGCTCACAAGTTATCAACACTGCTTTCTCCATTTGTCAGCTAATGATCCCTGAATGGATGACTTAGTGAGACAATGATCATAGCTAATGGAGGTTGTCACTTTTCGCAATCCTGGTGACAAACACTCCTTTAAAAGCTTGTTTAACTGAATATAAATCAGTGGTCTTACTCTTACATGACAGAAGATTACAAAATGTTGTGGATTAAGTTTTGCATTTCCTTTGAAGAGGAAATTTAGCTTCTTtcggatttttatttttcagggACGGGGTTCATTTATCTGAAGAAGGAAGCAAGGTAGTGGTGGAGGAGATATTGAAGGTACTCAAGAATGCTGAGTGGAAGCCATGTCTACACTGGAAATCCATGCCAACAGAATTTTCAGAGGACTCACCATATGATCTTGTTGCAGCCGACGGGAAAACGACATTAAACCCATCCGAGTGGACTTTTCACAGGGAAATTCAGTGGGACTAGTTGGCTGTATTCTTTCTGCCTGCTTTTGTAATTCAGAGGCATTGCACTTAGTAAGTTGTAATTGAATAATGAAGATTCTTATTGCATATCACAACCCTCAAAATTTGGAAAAAGAAGGGTAAGAGTGTGAAACAAGATTAAGGAGTTTGTATACTCTTGCTGAAAATTCTAGTTGTATAGTGCAAAAGACTATTATTTATATGCGCACTCGGCTCTAATAAACAACAAAGTCTAGAGACCGAGTCTTACGTGAGCCATTTTAAAAACCGCCCATGTAGGGTAGCTACGGGCTATTGTCGTATTAGATTTGGAGCTTGGAAAAAtgctttgcttttttttttggtaagcaGGAAAAATCCTTTGCTTGTTATCAACATTTTCTTCATGAATAACATTTAGAAtgaatcaatggagaaattaaaaaaaaaaatcataaattgttacaaatatatattgataGATTTAAtcacatacattattataaatctGATTTCTTCGTTGGttcataatttatattttttttaaaaaaaaataattcataaaccataaaaaaaattttaataacattaaaaaaaaatccataaaattaaaataaaacataattcAGAAGGGTGAAAATTTGTACCAAAGGCACCAAATCGAAATATTGGAAGCTGCAACTATAAATATGCAACCAAGATAACataatttctttaattaaatttggtaACTAAATAAGTGTGCTATCAAAATTTAGTAACTAACTATACTAACTGCTACCAAGAATATTTGGTAACTTAATAAGTGTGCTATCAAAATTTAGTAACTAACTATACTAACTGCTACCAAGAATATTTGGTAACTAAAACTCTCTCTTCTAACGGAGTATTTTAGTAAAAGCCAAAAatagttataaatatatttctaaacGACTTGAATCATATAAACTAATCAAATAATCAACGATTAGCAAACTAAatctaatatatatgtattaaatgaaagaatttagTTAAGGTACTGATCAAGCAATTGTTGATATTGGTTTGAAATAGCCAAGTATGCAGCTTGAGTTGGGTGCATGGAATCCCAGAAGATGTATTTGGAGGCATCAAGACATGTTGGCATACCCACAACACATAGTGGACCTATTTCAAACAACCCTGTTCCACAACATCCTTCAAGGGTTTCTTGGAATCCTTCATTAATTAATGTGtaataattattagatcataaacataataaatattaagttgTAAAATGATGATACATATTGTAGTTGGTAAAATAAGTATACGTACCATATTTGAAGGGGTTTGTGATCATGTCCATCATGGTGTCATAGATTCCAAAATAAACCATTTTAGAGTGGGGCAAAGAGTTTTGAAGGGTAGAGAGGAGATTTTGAAGTTTGAAGTTGTAAGCTTGGGAGTCAATGTTTTGTTGGTCAACGCATAAACGTTGTAACATGtgtgaacttggcataaagctgcCTATTGACATTTGCAATGGTAAGCACCCCACTGGTGGGAGACCTGCCACCCCAAACTTTCTTGCACCTCTATCATATAAGCTCTATACATGCATCAAcaacaaaaagaaattaaacatatagttACACCACTTAAAGAGTCAAAACTAGTGTTCAAATAGTTTCAAGACCATGAACTTGCGATTAATACGATGTATTGTTGGTTTAGTATAAAATAGTATATTAGgctgaataaaaaattaattaattatttgctaaatataaattataaatttcggGGAGACTAAACTAAATAATTGTCACGTGGAATAAGGTGATAATTATAATCTAGTTgttaggtttttttttcttcctcacTTCCCTATCTTACTGAAAAGACCGACGGCTTGTACAAAGTAATCTGTGAAAGGTTTGataataactttaaaaaataaaaagaataattaaaatttttgccctCAAACTTTAACATATATGCCCTTGAACTTTTAATGTCGTTAAAAATccttgaactattgaaattgttcgatttaaggatttttgtccaattttagtaaaaaaagtctaacatggatgaaagttgagggggcatgatttagtacatgtcaaagttcgagagacatgatttggtagacaTCAAAGTCAAGGAggatgatttagtacataaacaatcactgaaataataaaacttattgaaattagacaaaagtctttaaatctaacaatctccatagttcaggggaatttttaacggttaaaaaaattcaagaagtaaatcatgttaaagtttaggaggtaaaataaaaaacatttaTAACGAGTATTGACTTTTTTTTCCCTCTGTTAACTAATTTCAGATAttttttggaaccctattaccacAAGTACCACAAACGCTTCATGTCAATATAATGTGCCGAAAATAAGGTATAGGGTTCGATGTGGATAGTATTTAGTGTAACAAAACACTAAAAGGGAAgccaaattatatataattagtaattaaataaaaataagagtgtatatatttataaatacctGAATGAAAGAAGCAAGTCTTTGAATAAGCATATCATGGTAAGCAGAAGCGGAACGCTGAAAGGCAAAAGGAGTGAAACCATAGAGATTGAAAACAACATCATTAGTACCAACACTAATAACAAACAAAGCATTCTTAACCAACTCCTCACTCCTATTCTTCCCAAAACTCATCTCTATTCTCCTAATAGCTTCATCGAAATAATTCAACTGCGACTCCATGCTCAAAACACCATTAACTGTAGCCGTCGCTTCATCAAGCCCCGAACCCCCCGAGCCAAAGCTGACCCCGGTGGCTAAGCCTGCGTCACTCACACTGGCGTCTAGGTAGGCTGGCAAGTAATCCTTGATGCCAAGGATTGAGACCAAGTAGTCCGTA is a window from the Cannabis sativa cultivar Pink pepper isolate KNU-18-1 chromosome 1, ASM2916894v1, whole genome shotgun sequence genome containing:
- the LOC115703786 gene encoding GDSL esterase/lipase At2g40250-like; translated protein: MMMKARILLGMLFTLVLFCLTISTTASPSIPAVFAFGDSTVDPGNNNGLTTIFRGNHAPYGRDFPGRIPSGRFSNGKLSTDYLVSILGIKDYLPAYLDASVSDAGLATGVSFGSGGSGLDEATATVNGVLSMESQLNYFDEAIRRIEMSFGKNRSEELVKNALFVISVGTNDVVFNLYGFTPFAFQRSASAYHDMLIQRLASFIQSLYDRGARKFGVAGLPPVGCLPLQMSIGSFMPSSHMLQRLCVDQQNIDSQAYNFKLQNLLSTLQNSLPHSKMVYFGIYDTMMDMITNPFKYGFQETLEGCCGTGLFEIGPLCVVGMPTCLDASKYIFWDSMHPTQAAYLAISNQYQQLLDQYLN
- the LOC115707323 gene encoding GDSL esterase/lipase CPRD49, with the translated sequence MVGTPRPQFVLFGSSIVQLSYSNGGWGAILSDIYARKADILLRGYYGWNSRRAVQVLDQVFPKDASVQPSLVVVYFGGNDSMGPHSSGLGPHVPLPEYKENMRKIAKHLQSLSDSIRIIFLSSPPVNEEKIRGNASGFFSELVRTNELCRQYSEGCIEVGKETGVKVIDLFTAFQNRDDWMNACFTDGVHLSEEGSKVVVEEILKVLKNAEWKPCLHWKSMPTEFSEDSPYDLVAADGKTTLNPSEWTFHREIQWD